The following coding sequences are from one Vulpes vulpes isolate BD-2025 chromosome 12, VulVul3, whole genome shotgun sequence window:
- the BCL6B gene encoding B-cell CLL/lymphoma 6 member B protein — MGSTATPEGALGYVREFTRHSSDVLGNLNELRLRGILTDVTLLVGGQPLRAHKAVLIACSGFFYSIFRGRAGVGVDVLSLPAGPEAGGFAPLLDFMYTSRLRLSPATAPAVLAAATYLQMEHVVQACHRFIQASYEPLGISLRPLEAEPPTPPTEPPPGSPRRSEGHPDPPTESRSCSQGPPSPGSPDPKACNWKKYKFIVLNSQASQAGSLAGERSSGQLCPQARLPSGDEASSSSGSGSEEGPIPGPQSRLSPTAVTGQFKCGAPVNTPHLLTAPAQETTGSHSGQACPPPGSEFFSCQNCEAVAGCSSGLDPLAPGDEDKPYKCQLCRSAFRYKGNLASHRTVHTGEKPYHCSICGARFNRPANLKTHSRIHSGEKPYKCETCGSRFVQVAHLRAHVLIHTGEKPYPCPTCGTRFRHLQTLKSHVRIHTGEKPYHCEACGLHFRHKSQLRLHLRQKHGAATNTKVQYHILGGL, encoded by the exons ATGGGTTCCACCGCCACCCCCGAGGGCGCGCTGGGCTACGTCCGCGAGTTCACTCGCCACTCCTCCGACGTGCTCGGCAACCTGAACGAGCTGCGCCTCCGCGGGATCCTCACTGACGTCACGCTGCTGGTTGGCGGGCAACCCCTTCGAGCTCACAAGGCAGTTCTGATCGCCTGCAG CGGCTTCTTTTATTCAATTTTCCGAGGCCGTGCTGGAGTGGGGGTGGATGTGCTCTCCCTGCCTGCGGGCCCAGAAGCCGGAGGCTTCGCTCCTCTTCTGGACTTCATGTACACTTCACGCCTGCGCCTCTCTCCAGCCACTGCACCAGCCGTCTTGGCGGCTGCCACCTACTTGCAGATGGAACACGTGGTCCAGGCCTGCCACCGCTTCATCCAGGCCAG CTATGAACCTCTGGGCATCTCTCTGCGGCCTTTGGAGGCGGAACCCCCCACACCCCCGACAGAACCTCCGCCAGGCAGTCCCAGGCGCTCCGAAGGGCACCCAGATCCACCTACTGAGTCTCGCAGCTGCAGTCAAGGTCCCCCCAGTCCAGGCAGCCCAGACCCCAAGGCCTGCAACTGGAAAAAGTACAAGTTCATCGTGCTAAACTCTCAGGCctcccaagcagggagcctggccgGGGAGAGGAGTTCTGGTCAACTCTGCCCCCAAGCCCGGCTCCCCAGTGGAGACGAGGCTTCCAGCAGCAGTGGCAGCGGCAGTGAAGAAGGACCCATTCCTGGTCCCCAGAGCAG GCTCTCTCCAACTGCTGTCACAGGACAGTTCAAATGTGGGGCTCCAGTCAATACCCCGCATCTCCTCACAGCCCCAGCTCAAGAAACCACTGGATCACACTCTGGGCAGGCTTGTCCACCACCAG GAAGTGAATTTTTCAGCTGCCAGAACTGTGAGGCTGTGGCTGGGTGCTCATCGGGGCTGGACCCCTTGGCTCCTGGTGATGAGGACAAGCCCTACAAGTGTCAGCTCTGCCGATCTGCCTTCCGCTACAAAGGCAACCTGGCCAGTCACCGAACGGTGCACACAG GAGAGAAGCCCTACCATTGTTCCATCTGCGGAGCCCGCTTTAACCGGCCGGCCAACCTGAAAACCCATAGTCGCATCCATTCGGGAGAGAAGCCCTATAAGTGTGAGACGTGCGGCTCACGCTTTGTGCAG GTCGCGCACCTGCGCGCGCACGTGCTCATCCACACCGGGGAGAAGCCCTATCCTTGCCCTACCTGTGGCACTCGCTTCCGCCACCTACAGACCCTTAAGAGCCACGTTCGCATCCACACGGGAGAAAAGCCGTACCAC TGCGAGGCCTGCGGCCTTCATTTCCGGCACAAGAGTCAGCTGCGCCTGCATCTGCGCCAGAAGCACGGAGCTGCTACCAACACCAAAGTGCAGTACCACATTCTGGGGGGCCTCTAG
- the SLC16A13 gene encoding monocarboxylate transporter 13 yields the protein MAHRAEPPDGGWGWMVVLSAFFQSALVFGVLRSFGVFFVELVAAFEEQAARVSWIASIGIAVQQFGSPVGSALSTKYGPRPVVMAGGILAASGMLLASLATTLTHLYLSIGLLSGSGWALTFTPTLACLSRYFSRRRSLATGLALTGVGLSSFAFAPLFQWLVSLYAWRGALLLVSALSLHLVACGALLRPLSLMEDPVVGGPGAQLTSLLHHGPFLRYTVALTLINTGYFIPYVHLIAHLQDLDWDPLSAAFLVSVVAISDLVGRVASGWLGDAVPGPVARLLMLWTTLTGVSLALLPVAHTPTALMALAVAYGFTSGALTPVAFSVLPELVGTGRIYCGLGLVQMVESIGGLLGAPLSGYLRDVTGNYTASFVVAGSFLLAGSGILMTLPHFCSLVSTSKPQDRIREAVETKVSLSKEEPEED from the exons ATGGCGCACAGGGCCGAGCCCCCCgacgggggctgggggtggatgGTGGTGCTCTCCGCGTTCTTCCAGTCGGCGCTGGTGTTCGGGGTGCTGCGCTCCTTCGGCGTTTTCTTCGTGGAGTTAGTGGCGGCGTTTGAAGAGCAGGCGGCGCGGGTCTCCTGGATCGCCTCCATAGGGATCGCGGTGCAGCAGTTCGGGA GTCCCGTGGGCAGCGCCCTGAGCACAAAGTACGGGCCCAGGCCGGTGGTGATGGCCGGGGGCATCTTGGCCGCGTCGGGGATGCTGCTCGCCTCTCTTGCTACCACCTTGACCCACCTATACCTCAGTATCGGGCTGCTCTCAG GCTCTGGCTGGGCCCTGACCTTCACTCCGACCTTGGCTTGCCTGTCCCGTTACTTCTCTCGGAGGCGATCCCTGGCTACAGGGCTGGCACTGACCGGCGTGGGCCTCTCTTCCTTTGCGTTTGCCCCACTATTCCAATGGCTGGTCAGCCTCTATGCCTGGCGGGGGGCTCTACTGCTGGTGtctgccctctccctccacctggtGGCCTGTGGTGCTCTCCTCCGCCCACTGTCCCTGATGGAGGATCCTGTtgtggggggccctggggcccaACTCACCTCCCTCCTTCACCACGGCCCCTTCCTCCGTTACACTGTTGCCCTCACACTTATCAACACTGGCTACTTCATTCCCTACGTACATCTGATAGCCCACCTCCAGGACCTGGATTGGGACCCACTGTCTGCTGCCTTCCTGGTGTCAGTTGTGGCAATTTCTGACCTCGTGGGACGTGTGGCCTCTGGGTGGCTGGGAGATGCTGTCCCAGGACCTGTGGCACGGCTCTTGATGCTCTGGACCACACTGACTGGGGTGTCACTGGCCCTGTTGCCCGTGGCTCACACTCCCACGGCCCTGATGGCTCTGGCTGTGGCCTATGGCTTCACATCAGGTGCCCTGACCCCAGTGGCCTTCTCTGTGTTGCCTGAATTAGTGGGGACTGGAAGGATTTATTGTGGCCTGGGACTGGTACAGATGGTCGAGAGCATTGGGGGCCTGCTGGGGGCTCCTCTGTCAG GATACCTCCGGGATGTGACGGGCAACTACACAGCTTCTTTTGTGGTGGCAGGGTCCTTCCTCCTGGCAGGGAGTGGCATCCTCATGACTCTGCCTCATTTCTGCTCCTTGGTCTCTACCTCCAAGCCTCAGGACCGCATAAGAGAGGCAGTTGAAACCAAAGTCTCTCTGTCCAAGGAAGAGCCAGAAGAGGACTAA
- the SLC16A11 gene encoding monocarboxylate transporter 11 isoform X2, with product MVGGVLTSLGFVFSAFARSLLHLYLGLGVLAGSGWALVFAPALGTLSRYFSRRRVLAVGLALTGNGASSLLLAPTLQLLLDTYGWRGALLLLSAVTLHLAPCGALLRPLVLPGDPPARPRGPLAALGLDLFARRAFLVFALGTALVGGGYFVPYVHLAPHALDRGLGGYGAALVVAVAAVGDAGARLVSGWLADQGWVPLSRLLAGFGALTGLGLLAVGLAPLLGSPEGCEGPLLAAAGAYGLSAGSYAPLVFGVLPGLVGLGGVVQATGLVMMLMSLGGLLGPPLSGFLRDKTGDFTASFLTCGSFILSGSFIYLGLPGALPSCPPASLPASRQATSPPPERGELLPTTQVALLSPGGSQSTRDTTC from the exons ATGGTCGGGGGCGTCCTCACCTCGTTGGGCTTCGTCTTCTCGGCTTTCGCCCGCAGTCTCCTGCACCTCTACCTCGGCCTGGGCGTCCTTGCTG GCTCTGGCTGGGCCCTGGTGTTCGCCCCAGCCCTCGGGACGCTGTCCCGGTACTTCTCCCGCCGTCGAGTCTTGGCTGTGGGGCTGGCGCTCACGGGCAACGGGGCCTCCTCGCTGCTCCTGGCGCCCACCCTGCAGCTCCTCCTTGATACTTACGGCTGGCGGGGCGCCCTGCTCCTCCTTAGCGCCGTTACCCTCCACCTGGCCCCCTGTGGCGCCCTGCTGCGACCCCTGGTGCTCCCTGGCGACCCCCCGGCGCGACCCCGCGGGCCCTTGGCTGCACTCGGCCTGGATCTCTTCGCGCGCCGGGCCTTCCTAGTCTTTGCTCTGGGCACAGCCCTGGTCGGGGGCGGGTACTTCGTCCCCTATGTGCACTTGGCCCCCCACGCTTTGGACCGGGGCTTGGGAGGGTATGGAGCGGCGCTGGTGGTGGCGGTGGCTGCGGTGGGGGATGCGGGTGCGCGACTCGTCAGCGGCTGGCTGGCCGACCAAGGCTGGGTGCCCCTCTCGCGGCTGCTGGCGGGGTTCGGGGCCCTGACCGGGCTGGGGCTTCTGGCAGTAGGGCTGGCGCCCTTGCTGGGGAGCCCGGAGGGCTGCGAGGGGCCCCTGCTGGCCGCGGCGGGGGCCTACGGGCTCAGCGCGGGAAGTTACGCGCCCCTGGTTTTCGGTGTGCTGCCTGGGCTGGTGGGCCTCGGAGGCGTCGTGCAGGCCACAGGGCTGGTGATGATGCTGATGAGTCTTGGGGGGCTTCTGGGCCCCCCGCTGTCAG GCTTCCTAAGGGACAAGACGGGAGACTTCACCGCCTCCTTCCTCACCTGCGGCTCTTTCATCCTCTCTGGCAGCTTCATCTACCTGGGGCTGCCAGGGGCGCTGCCCTCCTGCCCACCAGCCTCCCTGCCAGCCTCCCGGCAGGCCACCTCTCCTCCCCCTGAGAGGGGGGAACTGCTCCCCACTACTCAAGTTGCTCTGCTTTCCCCAGGAGGCTCTCAATCCACTCGGGACACCACTTGTTGA
- the SLC16A11 gene encoding monocarboxylate transporter 11 isoform X1 yields MTPKPAGPPDGGWGWVVAAAAFAVNGLSYGLLRSLGLALPDLAEHFDRNTQDTAWVSALALAVQQAASPVGSALSTRWGARPVVMVGGVLTSLGFVFSAFARSLLHLYLGLGVLAGSGWALVFAPALGTLSRYFSRRRVLAVGLALTGNGASSLLLAPTLQLLLDTYGWRGALLLLSAVTLHLAPCGALLRPLVLPGDPPARPRGPLAALGLDLFARRAFLVFALGTALVGGGYFVPYVHLAPHALDRGLGGYGAALVVAVAAVGDAGARLVSGWLADQGWVPLSRLLAGFGALTGLGLLAVGLAPLLGSPEGCEGPLLAAAGAYGLSAGSYAPLVFGVLPGLVGLGGVVQATGLVMMLMSLGGLLGPPLSGFLRDKTGDFTASFLTCGSFILSGSFIYLGLPGALPSCPPASLPASRQATSPPPERGELLPTTQVALLSPGGSQSTRDTTC; encoded by the exons ATGACCCCCAAGCCGGCCGGACCCCCGGacgggggctggggctgggtggtgGCGGCCGCAGCCTTCGCGGTGAACGGGCTCTCCTACGGGCTGTTGCGCTCCCTGGGCCTTGCCCTCCCTGACCTCGCGGAGCACTTTGACCGGAACACTCAGGACACTGCGTGGGTCAGCGCCCTGGCCCTGGCGGTGCAGCAGGCAGCCA GCCCAGTGGGCAGCGCTCTGAGCACCCGCTGGGGGGCGCGCCCCGTGGTGATGGTCGGGGGCGTCCTCACCTCGTTGGGCTTCGTCTTCTCGGCTTTCGCCCGCAGTCTCCTGCACCTCTACCTCGGCCTGGGCGTCCTTGCTG GCTCTGGCTGGGCCCTGGTGTTCGCCCCAGCCCTCGGGACGCTGTCCCGGTACTTCTCCCGCCGTCGAGTCTTGGCTGTGGGGCTGGCGCTCACGGGCAACGGGGCCTCCTCGCTGCTCCTGGCGCCCACCCTGCAGCTCCTCCTTGATACTTACGGCTGGCGGGGCGCCCTGCTCCTCCTTAGCGCCGTTACCCTCCACCTGGCCCCCTGTGGCGCCCTGCTGCGACCCCTGGTGCTCCCTGGCGACCCCCCGGCGCGACCCCGCGGGCCCTTGGCTGCACTCGGCCTGGATCTCTTCGCGCGCCGGGCCTTCCTAGTCTTTGCTCTGGGCACAGCCCTGGTCGGGGGCGGGTACTTCGTCCCCTATGTGCACTTGGCCCCCCACGCTTTGGACCGGGGCTTGGGAGGGTATGGAGCGGCGCTGGTGGTGGCGGTGGCTGCGGTGGGGGATGCGGGTGCGCGACTCGTCAGCGGCTGGCTGGCCGACCAAGGCTGGGTGCCCCTCTCGCGGCTGCTGGCGGGGTTCGGGGCCCTGACCGGGCTGGGGCTTCTGGCAGTAGGGCTGGCGCCCTTGCTGGGGAGCCCGGAGGGCTGCGAGGGGCCCCTGCTGGCCGCGGCGGGGGCCTACGGGCTCAGCGCGGGAAGTTACGCGCCCCTGGTTTTCGGTGTGCTGCCTGGGCTGGTGGGCCTCGGAGGCGTCGTGCAGGCCACAGGGCTGGTGATGATGCTGATGAGTCTTGGGGGGCTTCTGGGCCCCCCGCTGTCAG GCTTCCTAAGGGACAAGACGGGAGACTTCACCGCCTCCTTCCTCACCTGCGGCTCTTTCATCCTCTCTGGCAGCTTCATCTACCTGGGGCTGCCAGGGGCGCTGCCCTCCTGCCCACCAGCCTCCCTGCCAGCCTCCCGGCAGGCCACCTCTCCTCCCCCTGAGAGGGGGGAACTGCTCCCCACTACTCAAGTTGCTCTGCTTTCCCCAGGAGGCTCTCAATCCACTCGGGACACCACTTGTTGA